Proteins co-encoded in one Girardinichthys multiradiatus isolate DD_20200921_A chromosome 11, DD_fGirMul_XY1, whole genome shotgun sequence genomic window:
- the LOC124876780 gene encoding mucin-5AC-like: MRRTNLQEPPEHQNEADLFSDTHLGTLQHSNNRNTNNHYSSSNNYNYGSNHYNCSTHHHNFNTNNYSINNHNCSTNNHSTNHHNRGRDNHNRSTYHHKSNNNRNTNNHNCGSNNHNCGTKHHNHSTNHHNCATTAAATTTTTAATTTTAAPTTTTSTPTTTASTTTTAAPTTTAQTTITEAETTTTAALTTTNPITTATPTTTTAAATTTTAAPTTTITAPTTTTAAPTTTTTAPTTTTEAATTTTAALTTTTAVTTATPTTTTATPTTTTTAPTTTTSAPTTTTTAPTTTTEAATTTTAALTTTPTATPTTTTATPTTTTTAPTTTTSAPTTTTTAPTTTTEAATTTTAALTTTTAVTTATPTTTTAYQPPQLRHHPPQPHHPPQLAAATTTTAAPTTTTTTTTAAPTTTTSTPTTTASTTTTAAPTTTAQTTITEAETTTTAALTTTNPITTATPTTTTAAATTTTAAPTTTITAPTTTTAAPTTTTTAPTTTTEAATTTTAALTTTTAVTTATPTTTTATPTTTTTAPTTTTSAPTTTTTAPTTTTEAATTTTAALTTTPTATPTTTTAAPTTTTTAPTTTTSAPTTTTTAPTTTTEAATTTTAALTTTTAVTTATPTTTTACGSNHHNRSTNNYNCSTNHHKCGSNHHNRSTNNYN; the protein is encoded by the exons ATGAGGAGAACTAACCTCCAGGAACCACCTGAACATCAAAATGAAGCTGATCTTTTCTCTGACACTCACCTGGGCACTCTACAGCACAG TAACAACCGCAACACCAACAACCactacagcagcagcaacaactacAACTACGGCAGcaaccactacaactgcagcacccacCACCACAACTTCAACACCAACAACTACAGcatcaacaaccacaactgcagcaccaacaaccacagcACAAACCACCATAACAGAGGCAGAGacaaccacaaccgcagcacTTACCACCACAAATCCAATAACAACCGCaacaccaacaaccacaactgcggcagcaacaaccacaactgcggcACCAAACACCACAACcacagcaccaaccaccacaactgcg ccacaactgcagcagcaacaactaCAACTACGGCAGcaaccactacaactgcagcacccacCACCACAACTTCAACACCAACAACTACAGcatcaacaaccacaactgcagcaccaacaaccacagcACAAACCACCATAACAGAGGCAGAGacaaccacaaccgcagcacTTACCACCACAAATCCAATAACAACCGCaacaccaacaaccacaactgcggcagcaacaaccacaactgcggcaccaacaaccacaatcacagcaccaaccaccacaactgcggcaccaacaaccacaaccacagcaccaaccaccacaacagaggcagcaacaaccacaaccgcagcacttaccaccacaactgcagtaaCAACCGCaacaccaacaaccacaactgcaacaccaacaactacaactacagcaccaacaaccacaacttcagcaccaacaaccacaaccacagcaccaaccaccacaacagaggcagcaacaaccacaaccgcagcacTTACCACCACACCAACTGCaacaccaacaaccacaactgcaacaccaacaactacaactacagcaccaacaaccacaacttcagcaccaacaaccacaaccacagcaccaaccaccacaacagaggcagcaacaaccacaaccgcagcacttaccaccacaactgcagtaaCAACCGCaacaccaacaaccacaacagcg taccaaccaccacaactgcggcACCATCCACCACAACCCCACCACCCACCACAACT tGCGGCAGCAACCACCACAAccgcagcaccaaccaccacaa caaccactacaactgcagcacccacCACCACAACTTCAACACCAACAACTACAGcatcaacaaccacaactgcagcaccaacaaccacagcACAAACCACCATAACAGAGGCAGAGacaaccacaaccgcagcacTTACCACCACAAATCCAATAACAACCGCaacaccaacaaccacaactgcggcagcaacaaccacaactgcggcaccaacaaccacaatcacagcaccaaccaccacaactgcggcaccaacaaccacaaccacagcaccaaccaccacaacagaggcagcaacaaccacaaccgcagcacttaccaccacaactgcagtaaCAACCGCaacaccaacaaccacaactgcaacaccaacaactacaactacagcaccaacaaccacaacttcagcaccaacaaccacaaccacagcaccaaccaccacaacagaggcagcaacaaccacaaccgcagcacTTACCACCACACCAACTGCaacaccaacaaccacaactgcagcaccaacaaccacaactacagcaccaacaaccacaacttcagcaccaacaaccacaaccacagcaccaaccaccacaacagaggcagcaacaaccacaaccgcagcacttaccaccacaactgcagtaaCAACCGCaacaccaacaaccacaacagcg tGCGGCAGCAACCACCACAACCGCAGcaccaacaactacaactgcagcaccaaccaccacaagtGTGGCAGCAACCACCACAACCGCAGcaccaacaactacaactga